The Rosa chinensis cultivar Old Blush chromosome 7, RchiOBHm-V2, whole genome shotgun sequence DNA segment CAGGATTATCACGAGCACGACGGCCAGGACCAGGAGCGCCAGGAGGGAGAAGAGCAGGAAgaggcagcagcagcagcctctGAACGAAGCCGACGAGGACGACGACCGATACGGCGTCGTTGGGGGTAGTAGTGCTGGTGCCCGTTGCCGCTGCCCCTGCTGTGGCTGTGGTTTGACGGCCTGTGGTGGTCGCCGTTTGCGGTGGGCCTGTGGTGGTCGCCGTTTGCGGTGGGCCCGTTGGCGTGGGCGGTGGCGGGTCTGTGGGAGTTGGCGGTGGCTCTTGATGATGATGCCATGTTTGTTTGTGTTGAAATTCTGGGCGGCTATTCACACACACACTCCCTCTCTCCTCCGTGGCCACTGCAGTGTTTGCTTGCtattgaagagagagagagtgagagactgaAAAAGGCGCAAATAATAGATGGGGCATTATTTATTTACTTGGATGCTtctgatggtgatgatgatgatgtggaTTTTATCTgttttacatttttctttttctctctctgacTTTCACTTTCCTTATAAATGGCAAAATTTTCCTTCACAACTAAGGGTTCGTTCGTACCAAAAGAGAAGGTACATAAAAGTCAAGTCTCTggatttttttgagaaaattgttaGTGATAATCTAAATCCACAACTGTTTTTCTGTGCGGTGGAAATCATTGAGTAAAGTTTACTCAATTTATGATACAATTTGGAAGTATATAATAATTAAGAGTGATTTGAATGCAAGCTCGAGTCGGTGTGTTTGCTACAACATTAGCCCGTCGACTTAAAATTTCCAGTGAAACAAAAGTCTAGATTACAAGCTTGCCTCTTCAATAATGAAACCTAATAGAGAATTATCTCCCTTTGGACCCTCtacgagaaagaaaaaaaaaaaaaagacatgaaACAATCACTCTCAAAGTGATCTTTGGTATGCTGCAAGTGATGGCAAACTTCAAAGCTTTCTTAAGAGCAAGAAACTCAGCGTGGAACACTGAACATATTAGCACTGCAAGTCTCGCAAAATAAACTTGAAAACATCCAGTTGCATCATGCAACACACCTCCCTAGACCCCCCCTGACTTCGTAGCTGCATTATAAGCCTCGTTAACATAACGTTTGAGAAAATGAAGTGCCGGAGTTATCAACAGGTCTCTTGAAGGAGGGAAATTCAGTCCTTTATATTCTTCTCTCCTTTTttatcaacatgacatcaaattCATTCAAATGGAATCAAGTGTATTACAAGAAGCGTTACAATAATAACAGAAGCCATAAAAACCTACTTATAACTCAAAGTCGGATCAACAGATCAAAACATACCTTCCTATTTTCATTGCATATGAGAATGAAAAATCGAATTAATTTCTATATCCAGGTTTCAACAATTGTGGATATAACATACAGTCAAGAAAACACCGTCCACAGCCGTAATTCAACGAATATGCCAAAACCAGACATGGCATAGAATGATACAAGTTTATTATTGCAGATTTAAATTCAGCAAAATGCATCATCTGCTTCATTCCCATGCCAAACAAATAATCTGTTACAGTATTCTGGTAATACCTACACTACGTTCTAAAGTGTTCTGTAATACACATACATGCAAAAgggaagaaagagaaacaacTCTAAAGCACATAATAAAAATAAGTAAACTCTAAAGCACAATACATAATAACTTAACAAGTAAACAAACCAAGACGACAACTGCCTGATAGACGGCAAGTAGTTCCTCCTCCTTAGTGAGACTCAGCTGGACAAAAGGGTGGTACAAGTGGCTTTAATTACCCACTAATCAACATTCTCCGCATTTGGACTGGCATTGCCTGCATCTGATTTAGCTGTTTCATCAACCATTCTACTGTTATCATCAACATCCAACACATCATCCATCAGGTCATCCTCCACTACATTGATATCTTCCacatcatcctcatcctcattgTTGCTTCCATCAGGgatctttcttttcttgggACCATGCTCAAGCCTATGTGTGTCCAATTCTTTGTCCATTGTTTCCTGTAAGTTCATCGTATCATTGTTTGCTTTCCTTGCTTTCCTTGCATTTTGCCACCTCTCCAACTCCTTTTCAACATTTGCTAGATACTGCTCCCCAATCTGCTTCTGATAATTGCTCAGTTCCTCCCTTCGTGCTGCTTTCCATTCTAGGAATTCCTGATATGCAAATTTAGATAAGATGAATAAGGCTTTCAGACCAAAAACGCAAATTACACAGTACAGAGGAATAATTTTGGTAGATATCTGGCACACTAATTAACAGAGTAATTCCAGGCCACAATTCCGACATGATTCCACTAATCAATAGTTCAGACTAGGGCAACCTAGTATGCCAGAATGTCTGGTAAGAGGAATTTACCACATATATAAACATGATTATAAAATATGAGTATCAGTAAATAGGGTTTTGGCCACATGCTAAAATCCAGAAGGTCCTAGGTTGGATTAGCATCCTAAAACATTGGAAGGTAATTTAAATACAGATGTAGATCAGGTATACTTCATTTTTATCATGTGAGAATGCAGTAAACATAGTTGGCTTCTATTGAAATAATAATCCCATGTATCAAAATAATCAGAAACGATCCTTATGTATGCAAGTCAAAGGGAGCTCACCTTTTCTTTTCGCTGCTCAGCCAAGGTAGCATCCTCATCCAATGGTTTCTTGGGTAGATAATATATTGGAGGCTCTGCCTTAGTCCTGAAAAATGAACAAATCCCAGGGCAAAACAAAATGTGTAAAGAATACCATAAAGGAACGTTCAAATATAATTCTACCTAAAACCCCACAATAAAGTAGGAAAGATCACTCAGCAAGTTGCAGCAATACTACTATTCACATGAATAGAAACTTATCTTCGTCCCAATAAAATGTGAATATGGACACTTTTTTtggaccaaaataaaaaataacctGGAAAAAGGGGGAAAAAGAAAGTAGTTAGACAATTATATGAAAATTCTTCATTGTCAATGACCAACAAAATTGATAGCTGGAAACCCTGTACCTTATAAAATTGCTAAGTTTCTTGTGATGCTCACTCCACTGAAGAAAAAGCAgttccaattttttttcttctgtcttgGCAGAAACACGTGCCCGCAGAGTCTAACAACAAATAAATAcagttagtatagaataaggaTCAACCTGTTCCTCAAACAGAAAGTTCATATTGAGGCTTCACTAATGGAGATCAAAGAATTATATTGAGTAATTAATGACAAACCAGATCTCTCCTCCGCTTTTCCGCAATTTGTTCGCGCTCTTGTATCCTAAGTCTTTCACTTTCTTCACGTGCTCTTTCTTCAGCCTAGATATCAGAACATAAGTAGGTGTTGCAATGATTCATCATTGAATTGAAATTAAATGCAAAATGGaagtaaaagaagaaaacaaatgtTCAAGAATTGCAAATTTGAGATGCAGGTACATCTATGTTTACATAGATGGACACGATCATAAAATCCAGACATTATGCAATAGAAGTCACACTTCTTAAAGTTAGTCCTGctgaaaaaagagaaagacaaGCACAAAAAGCACAACAAAACGAGACAAGAATTGCCCAAGAGTTgttccaaaatcaaaacaaaaattaagagaaatggCTCCAGAGATTTAAAAGGACAATGCATAGGAGCACCCAGATTGGGACATCTGGATGCTCAAACATACATAGTTCTTTAACCCCCCTCTACATAGTTCTTTAACCCCCCTCtcctctccaaaaaaaaaaaacacgcacACTCacgcaaaagaaaaaaaaataataataaatatacCACCATTAAGACAAGGGTATGATACGCCATCATTTTCTAATGTTCCTGCTAACTTTACAATTCCTCCAGGACCTTAGAGTGCAAGCTATTTACTACATGCTTATGAAATTTCAGAATCTTAGCTTAGTTTCTGACATATGAACTCCTCAATAATCCAGGATATGAGCTTCAAGCTTCATAGATGGTATTTGTAACTTAAATGTACGAGTTCATTTAAATTTTTCTTGTGTGCATATATACATTCCAACTTGCATATAACAAACAAGGAAGCTAGAGGAAGTTAATTATATAATAACAATATTGCACTAAAGCTCATAACTCTtcacaaataaataaattaaggtTAACCACCAGAAGCTGAAATTTACACTACTGTCTTAGTAGTCTCTCTTATAGTCAGGTATGAATAGAATGCCGCACTACAATGTCCAGCATTATATACATATAGAAAAGTTAATTTTTATTGATAGTACTCATATAGTTAAATAGTCTCTACTCTACTAACTATATTGCATTAAACTCATAACTCttcacaaataaataaatgaaggtTAACCACCAGAAGCTGAAATTTACGCTACTGTCTTCGTAGTCTCTCTTATAGTCAGGTATGAATAGAATGCCGCACTACAATGTCCAGCATTATATTCATATAGAAAAGTTATTTTTATTGATAGTACTCATATACTTAAATGCAGTCTCTACTACCTACTATATACTCGGGATAGGGATGGCATTTGACTATTTTAAGAAAATTTGGAAATTCGAAAAATCATATATTCACTCACTCTTTGTAAAGAATTCGATCTCCGCATGAAAGCTTCTGTTCCTGAGAGTTGCACGTTTTCTTTCCTGAATTTCTGCAACAATTTCACATCCAGGTAGATTGtcattaaattaaaaaaattcaaataatgCAGAGAATGCTCTCATGGAAGCAAATTAGTCTAGCAAAACTGAAGGATTTCATACTAATAGTTTCATCTGTTCAATGTATGGTGCTTCTGACGTTTAAGGAACATGCTATTGTAAGTCATAGGGAACATCAAGGATGCATGAGGTCAAATCCCATGACCTTTAAGTAATTCCCCCAGACGGAAACCCATGAGGCCAAGTTGATGAGCGCCTTTTATTCTTTTGGAAAGTTTGACCAAATTGTCTCAACTTGAACAAAAGCATAAAAATGCTACGAACTCTGAGCATAAGAGCTTCATAAGGTTATCTGTCATTTTTAAAtagcttaattttttttttttttaaatggcaAAGTTATACAATGCTTTCCAATCATATAAACAAACTATACAATATCAGTAATCACCTCACAAGAATTTAATTACAGATAACAAAATGAAAATGTTTTGAACTATCTAATAAAATTTGCATCATAACTACACAACACCAGTTTCATCATTAGCTTCTAATCAAAACCAATACCTAAACTACAACATACCTCTAAAGTGCCCAAAAGTTGCCCGAGCATTCTTTTGTTCCTATTGACCAAGCTAGGGTCTTCTTGCTTTGGCAATACCCTTGGAACATGATCCGTTGCTGGAATGTCAAATTCCTAACCAAAAAAAAGCAATTAAACTCAACGAAGAGTTACTGTCCATAAGCAACACCCTTGGCAAGATGAGACTCAAAAATTACCTTCTTGCCTGCTCCATGGCTGCCATCCCTCCTTAACCAGCTACCTTGTTGGGAATTTGACAACCTCCTATCACTGTGATCAGCTATCGCCGCCTCGCTTGACTCCTTATTCTTTGCATCCTTGGTTCCTTCAGCACTCTCAACAATTTCTCCATCCTCGACCTAATTTGCAAATCAGGATATACAATTTTTCAATAGTACCAAAACATAGCTCTATGCTTATTTGAGGCAACGAGACTAAGATTAGGGCTCTCACCTTGACAACAGCTGACGAAAGCCGGCGTTTCGCAGGAGGTTGATCCTCCACATCAGCCCTATCTGCCTGAAAATCGAATTTAAACAAATGAAGAGATCAAAATCAAGTTTTGATAGAcgtggaattgaaattgaacaaGGAAGTCGGTCGATCGATTACAGGTCGAGTAAAGCCTCGGGGGCGAGCACCGTTGGCACCAAAGTTGCGGGGCGGGGCAGCCGCcgagcctcctcctcctcccttgCGGAGTCCCCTAGGGTCTCGAAGGCGTTCCGTAATCTGGTGAAGACATATAGCAATCAAATTGAGAGAAAAGCAATCAACATAGGCAtggagagagagcgagagagagaagatgaccTCGCGCTGCTGGCGTTGGAGCTCATCGATCTCCTTGCGGAGCACCTCCTCTGTTTTCTCAACTGCGGCGCTTGCCATCATAgtcgaaaagaagaagaagaagaagatgaccaGTGCAAAAACCCTTAGCGTTGCCTCTTTTCGTCTATTTGTCTATTTAACCCGTCAATTCTGACGCACCAAAATACAAGTGAATAAGAAGTCTCAAATTCTCGATTAtgcatataaggactaaatcttataaataaggacaatgtgctctccacttgccacatgtcatgagttaatttacttttttactcttaactttttttttaatgagatAATctgtttatgttactttttttgttttccttgagaatagtccctttatgttacttcacaaaacctcactctcttactactctcatctcatcatctaatcctgctactgcactgatactcgtccagttctgctactgcactcgtcatcgcctaatcatGCTActacactcatactcgtccagttctgttACTACACTCGTACTCATGtgctgctactgcactcgtccaatcctgctactgcacttgtccaatcctgctactgcactgaCTAATACTCGTCCAGTTGCTACTACACTTGCACTCGTGTTTTGCTACTCCACTCGTCATTAtctaatcttgctactgcacttatccaatcctgctactgcactcataatCATCCAGTTCTGCTACAACACTTGTGcttgtgttctgctactgcatgTTGCTTGTACTCGTATTCATACTTATCTCAATTAGTTAATAAAAGCAACCAGCTTGCAAATCATACCAAAGATGTAGCAGATTCCAAATTAGTAGCCATTAGTTTTGAATACTCTTCAGAAGTGTACCAGTTGGCTTCCTTATGTTTGTCCTAACATTGTTCACCTAGTTCCACCATGACACCACACACCAATTCAGAACTGAAGTGACACCCATAATCAATTGTCTGATACATTTATACAAAATAGTAGTGGgccaaggtttttagcttacAAATATGTTGAACTTCCTGGTGAAAGAAACACCCATTTGCTCCATTAGTTTTTCTCTTTATCAAATTTAATCAAAACATCGAAGACAACCCCAGTGACACAGAACTCCTTAGCCAACCATTCCTTAAGACACCTTTCTACAAGTTCTGCCAAGTTCCGAGAACAAGTGAACACAAACACACCAAGCGCAACTAGCTTCTCCACTGCGTCGTACCCAATTCCACGAGTGCCGCCGGGGACGAGGGCAATGGTTCCCCTGAGGGACCATCTCGGATTTGCGAGGTTGCCACTGCTCTCTGCCATTTTTGTCATGTTCCAGCAACTTCAAGGTGGTTGTGAGCAATCACTGCTGCAAAGAGCATGAGCATCACCACATTCCCACCATCATCTTCCATATTTGAATCTTTTATACAGAAAACGAAATTCCGACGAAGCCCAGAGGCTCAGACCAATCTTGAAACTGATTGGGGTGAGGAGTGAATGGACTGAGAGATTTGACCAGACATGGTTGAGTGAGAGAAAGAGAAGTTTGGGTCTCGGTCAATGAAGAGAAGGGAGCTgagaaaaaagaatttttttttcacaatgGCATCGCGgtaattttaacaaaaaattatattaattcGTAATTACACATGAGATCTCAGGGATTAGGTTTACTATATTCTCCTTGGGCCTGAGTTTTGTGTCCTTATTTATATAAATCTAATAGAAGatgggttttctgtttttttaaatttggtCTGTTActtgtatgtaattttctataaaatatATGTAGATTTATTGGAAttttgaaaaagggagatattAGAAATACTAAGGATGATATaagaaaatatattgtttttgaaggagtcaatt contains these protein-coding regions:
- the LOC112179185 gene encoding pinin, giving the protein MMASAAVEKTEEVLRKEIDELQRQQREITERLRDPRGLRKGGGGGSAAAPPRNFGANGARPRGFTRPADRADVEDQPPAKRRLSSAVVKVEDGEIVESAEGTKDAKNKESSEAAIADHSDRRLSNSQQGSWLRRDGSHGAGKKEFDIPATDHVPRVLPKQEDPSLVNRNKRMLGQLLGTLEKFRKENVQLSGTEAFMRRSNSLQRAEERAREESERLRIQEREQIAEKRRRDLTLRARVSAKTEEKKLELLFLQWSEHHKKLSNFIRTKAEPPIYYLPKKPLDEDATLAEQRKEKEFLEWKAARREELSNYQKQIGEQYLANVEKELERWQNARKARKANNDTMNLQETMDKELDTHRLEHGPKKRKIPDGSNNEDEDDVEDINVVEDDLMDDVLDVDDNSRMVDETAKSDAGNASPNAENVD